In Candidatus Electrothrix scaldis, the genomic window AACTTCGTCAATTTCCATAGAAGAATACATGTTCTCGCCATAGAAATCAAGATGCCCTGAGGTTTTCCACAGATCCTGCCGGGCAATATGCGGGGTATACAACAGCTCATACCCATGTTTGTAGTGGGCATCCTTCCAATAATCTTCGATCAGCTTACGCAGCAGAGCACCACGGGGCTGCCAGAGGATCAGACCGGGACCGACTTCATCCTGAATGGTAAACAGACCAAGCTGTTTACCCAACTTCCGGTGGTCCCGCTTCTTTGCCTCTTCAATACGGTTAAGATACTTTTTCAGATCTTTTTTATCAAAAAAAGCTGTCCCGTAAATCCTGGTCAGCATGGGATTACGTTCATCACCACGCCAGTAGGAACCAGCTACCCGTAGCAGCTTAAAACTCCTCAGCCAAGAGGTATCTGGAATATGTGGTCCTCGGCAGAGATCAATAAAATCTCCCTGCTGATACAGCGACACACTTTCCTCGCCCTCTTTTTCCAGATCTTCCAACAGCTCGACTTTATACTTTTCTCCCTGCTCGGCAAAAAAGGCTATTGCCTCAGCCATAGGCATTACCCGTCGTTCAAAGGGCAACCGGGCTTTGACGATCTCTGCCATCTTTTCTTCGATAGCTTCAAAGTCGTCCGGGGTAAAAGAGGTCTCACGATCGAAATCGTAATAGTAGCCATCTTCAATAGCAGGTCCTATAGCCACCTTTACATCCTGCCCAAACAGCTCTTTCACGGCCTGGGCCATGATGTGCGCGCTGGAATGACGCAGAATATGCGCTCCTTCCTCTGAGGAAGCCAGAATGGGCTCAATAACGGTATCAGCCGACAGGGGGACAGACAGGTCAGTTGCCTCCCCATTACAGAGGACAGCCACTGCCTCTTTCCGTTGTTTCTTAGACAACAGTTCTTTCAGTGCATCCTGAGCCAGGATACCGGCCGCCACTGTTTTGGCTTCTTCTCCGGGTATGGATATGGATATATCGGTCATGCTATCTGCCAAGAAAGCCTGCTGAGTTGACCGCCCCGCCCTTGGGGCGGGACAACAAAAAAGTGAAAGCTGCCCGGGCAAGCCTGAATGGCTCACCCGGAACTTTCATATAAAAATATAAAAAAGGAAAGGCTAATAAGCCGGTGATTATCTCGCCGACCCTTAGCCTTTCTATAGATTGGTAGGCACGGGCGGTTTCGAACCGCCGACTTCTACCATGTCAAGGTAGCGCTCTCCCACTGAGCTACGCGCCTGCAAATTTTGCGTGCAGTTTGCAGCTTCAACATCCTTGCGTCCTGTAGTTTGTTCCCCTGCAAGCACATGAATATTGAAAACGTTATGTCAAATACCAGGGAACGAATTTGATGTCAAGAAAAATGAGAATTTCTTCACCCTGCACAGGTAAAAAAATGCATTTTTCTCCTTTTTCACAGACCAAGAGGCCTTTTTTTACATTTGTGCTCTCTTTTGCAATCTCTAATGTATCCTGAATCCCACCTGGGATACCCCCAGTGACATTTCTCTCAACTCATTCCCCCTGCCCCTATGCTCTTTTCTGCGTGCGTTTCCTGATAACTTTGAGTATATCATTTGATAACCCACTGATAAAAGGCCCTTACAGGGATCATTTCGTTTTTCAAAAAACCCTTCCCGCCTCCACCTGCTCATTTATGCAGATGGTTGCAGGTGCTCTTACTGGCGGGGATGGATAAAATTATATAAGCAGTGCGTTCATAATCCCTTCAGCTTTAAGGAGAAAGGAGAATACTATGGCAGGCGGATACACCCATATCACGATTGCCCAGCTGGCCATCGAAGAGGCACAACGCCAACAGACCCGGCTCCATCATGAGGCGATACAATCCTTGTTGCGCTGGAAAAAATTCGCCATCATCGGCTCTATTGCCCCCGATTACCCATACATGGATTTTGCAAACAGCAACTCCACAGAGTGGTCCAATGTTATGCACTCCTGGGGGAGCCTTGATTTTATCCGCTCCGGTATCGGGCTGGTCCGCACAATAGAGGAACAAGATAAACGGGAAAAATGCCTGGCCTGGCTCCTGGGCTTTGCCGCCCATGTGGTGGCTGATGTGGTTATCCATCCCCTTGTTAACATAAAGGTTGGTCCCTATGAAGAGAATAAGATCCGCCACAGACGCTGTGAGATGTCTCAGGATGTCTATATCCACCCTCGCCTGAACCTGGGCCTGGAAATCAACCGCCAGATATCCACCAATGTCAATGAAACCTCGGACGGCAGATGGTCTTCCAGGTTGGACGAAAATATTGCTGAATTCTGGGTCGAGATCCTTGAGGAGGTCTACGGTGTCCGGCAATCCCCTCCCCCGTTCAACGGGAATGTCTTTTCCTGGACCTTTGCCCACCTAATGAGGCTGATCGGCATGAAAGGACACGACGTGAGCTATCCCCACCCTGGAGCCAGATATGGCGGCAGAAAAAGCGCCCTGCTGCCTCCTGATCCTGACGCATGGCATCGAGCTATGCAGGTCCTGATGCAGACTGCGGAAAACGGGAACCTGCTGATTCCCTTTGCCCGGCATCTCAGCGCAGACCAGGGCCTGGTCTACCCAAAGGAGGCAGACCTGCAATATGTCATGGCCCAGAAGACCCCTGACGGCACCAGGATGAACTTTGACAAGATCGTTGACAAGACGGTTGAACACCTGATCGACTTCTGGAGCGACATGTCTCTGGCCCTGCAAGGAAAGGCCTCGCCTCTGGACACCATGCCCAATGTCAATCTGGACACCGGCATTGATGAAAAAAACACCATGACCTACTGGAGCTAAATCATGTCCAGATTTCCTTCCCCGGCCATCGCGGCCCTTCTCTGTTTGTACTGTCTTTGCGGCTCAACAGGCTGCTCTTTCTTCTCTACCCAACCGAAACGGGGCACGCTGGCAGCCAAGATGATGAACCTCAGCGCAGCGGTGGAGAGCTATTTTTCAGGGCTCGCTGGCCCGCCCCTTGGCATGGAAGACAAAGAGATCCTGGAACTGGCCACCGAACATGATGATGAGCTCTTGGCCAGAGAGTTTAAACGATACCCGCTCAAGGTGGACTACCAGGCAGGACATGCAGTGCTGCTGCTCTGCAATAAGGATGGTGACCGGGCCCTGATGGAGGACGTGGGCTGCTCAGCGGCCTTGGACCGCAAAGCCTTTGATCAAAAACTGCCCTGCGCCTTCACCCTCAAAGTCAATGCAGCCTGCGAAGTAGAGTATACAAGGGCTGAGCAAGAAGCACCTCAACAATAAACCTATCTCTTTCAGGAGGAAGCACCAATGCAACAACCAATGCAACAGCACAGACCCTCATACCCTTATAGATTCATTTATAGATTCGTTGGCCAATTCCTCTTTACCGCTCTTTTGCTGGCGAGCAGTCAGATCGCCCAGGCCACGGTCTCGGAATATGCCGAGTTCTACATCCCCTACCAGCGCCTCCAGAGCGAAGAGATCTGCCTGCAAAAGCAAATTATGGAGGCGGAGTTCGGCATCCCCCTGGCCTCCATGATGACCGGCATCTTTTCGCCCACCAAGACCCTGCATCAGCGCCTGGGCGGGGAAAACGAGTGGGAGGAATATCAACCTACTCGCTGACAGCACAGCCGGGATTCCCTGGGATCTCACCTTTGATCGCTATAACGAGAACGGTATCTATGATTACTCCTTTACCCTGGATATGGGGCCGCTGGCAGCAGAGCTGGGTGATGCAGCGGAGGCACGGCAGAAGGTTGTGGACAGGGCCAAGCTGACCATCATCGCCATTATCAAGACGGCAGAGTCCATGCACCGGGCAGGGCATTTCCGGGTCTGGGTGCATTTCAAGAACCTGCCCTCCCAGAACGGCTTAGCAGGCTCCACGGTCTATTCCGGCAAGAGCGATTGGCCGGGCTGGCCGTATACCTCGTCCAGCCCCTTGTATCAGGCCTATCTGAAGGAGATGATTGGCAAGGGGTGTTGAAACAGGGGGTGAAGGGTTTTGCAGGCATGGCATCAACATGTCCGACAGCCTATGAAACAGATTTTCATCGAGCGAGGGATTTCAATTCCTTCGCTCGATGATTTTTCTTTTCCTCGCCCGAAGGTTTCTCATTCCTTCGCCCGATACTCTTTCCTTTCCTCGCACGAGGGTTTTTCATTCCCTCGTACGATACTCTCTCACTCCATCGTATGATGCTTTTCCTTTCCTTCGCCCGATGGTCTCTTTGTGCAGGGGCGGTTCGCGAAGCACCCGTACAGGTTGCGGGAATGTGCAGATTGCTGGTGTGATGGAATGTTGCATAGGTACAGCGCGTTGTGCGCCGACGGGTCAGGGGAAATAGAGAAAAGGAGGAACGGAACGAGTACTGGCTGCGCAATAAGGCAAAGCGGGGATAACGATGGTGCGCAGCCAGCTTGCCTGATGGACGGATATTCACAAGCTCAGGGCAACACTCCGAGTAAAGCCTACTCCAACTCCCTGGAAGCCTCCTCCCTCCGCAACCTCCGCCAACGGAACCACAATCCGAACCCACTCAGGAGCAGGCCGCCTGCAATAACCACGTAGCGGGCAAACACCACATCAATCTTGACCAGGGCAATCAGCACCAACAACACCCCCATCCCAATCAGCAACCAGTCCGTGGCCACGGCAAAGGCATGGCTGATCTTGCGCCCCAGCTCCTGAAAAAATCCCATCAGGTTCGCTCCACTGTATAGATCAAATCTTCGCCCCACTCTTTAATATTGACAACACGCCCATCATTAAAGGTGATGACCCGGTCCATCCGCTGGGCGATACTCTTTTCAACAAGAAAACTGAACTGTTCCCCAGCGCTCATCTGTTGCAGACGTAACCTTACGTCCTTATAGCCCCGTCAACAATCGCCGCGATAGTCCAGCAAACCGTTTTGTGCGTTTCCAAGTTCTCTCATTGAGTTAAGCTCATTCATAATCAGGGTATTGCCTGGTTAACACCAAGCAAGAACATATGGTTATTTAAAGAAGCGATTATGCCAGATAGCGATATTGATCAGGGCCCAGAGAATATGGTTATGATTCTGCTTCAGTGTACAATGTTCTTCGATCAACCGATTAACATAGGCTACATCCATATTCTCCCGGATCACAGGCGCATCGTTAAGCAGCTCAACCATGTATTTCTTCAGATCTCCGCGCAGGAGATGTTTGACCGGCAGGCTGTAGCCCTGTTTGCCACGATGAACGATTTTCTCCGGCAGCAGACCTTCTAAAGCAGCCCGGAAGATGTACTTGGTGGTCATGCCTTTGAGTTTCCAGTCGCCGGGCAGGGAGGCCATGAATTCCACCAGCACATGATCCAGCAGGGGGACCCGGATTTCCAGAGAGCTAGCCATAGACATCCGATCCACCTTCATCAGCACAGAGTCGGTCATCATAAAACGCATATCCAGATAGATCTCCCGATTGACCTGATCGGCCCCGGCAGCACAACGAGCATTATACTCCCGCAGCTGGCGGAAGGGGTCCATCTGAATCTGCTGACGAAAGCCGCCCTGTAACAGGTTATCTTCTAGGACCGAGTTCATGAAATACTGCCAGCGCAGATGCTGTCCTGCCGGATCCAGGTTCGCTCCCTCAACAAAGCGCTTGAGCATATTAATGGCTCCCTTCTTCTGGGGCTGATCCGGCAGCATAGCCGTCATGCGCCCAACGACCTGCTTGCGCAAAGGAGCAGGCAGGATGCTGAACCAGGTACTCATCCGGCTGGCCTTGAAGCGGTCATACCCAGCAAAGCTCTCGTCCGCACCTTCGCCGGAAAGGCAGACAGTGACATGCTCCCGCGCCTGTTTACAGAGAAGATACAGGGGCACAGTGGAGAGATCAGTCATAGGCTCATCCAGATGCCAGAGGGTCTTTTCCACGTACTCGGGCTTCAGGGTATCCAGAACCAGGACCTGATGATCGGTCTGGCAATGATCAGCCACGATCTGAGCATAGTCCAACTCACTAAAGGATTTATCCTCATAACCGATGGTGAAGGTCTTAAACGAGCCCGTCAGATGCTTACGCATCAGGGCCACCAGACAGCTGGAGTCCAGTCCGCCAGAGAGAAAGACTCCCAGCGGCACATCACTAACCAGATGACTGGACACAGCATAATCCAGATGCTCGCGCATCTTTTCCACGGCCTCGTCAAAGGTGAGCTTGTTCTCGCCCGGGCTGACATTAAGATCCCAGTACTGCTCCTGATGAATGGCACCGCTCTCAAAGACCAGCAAGTGCCCGGCAGGCAGTTTATGAATATCCGCGAACATGGTCTGGGGCGCAGGCACAAACTCAAAGCCAAGATAATCGTACATGGCCTGATAATTAATACGACGCTCCACCTGGGAATCTTCTAAGATAGCCTTTATCTCAGAGGCAAAAAGGAGGCGGCCATTCTTATAGGTATAATAGAGTGGCTTAATGCCGATACGGTCACGGGCCAGAAGCAAACGCTTTCGGGGCATATCATAAAGCCCAAAGGCAAACATCCCACGAAGACGATCAATAACCTTGACACCCCATTCCTCATAGCCATGAATGATGACCTCTGTATCAGACTTACTCTGGAAGACATGTCCCTTCTCTAACAGCTCCTTGCGCAGTTCCTGAAAATTATAGATCTCACCGTTAAAGACCAGGGCAATGCTTTCGTCCTCGTTGAACATAGGCTGGCGCCCATTTTCACTGAGGTCAATAATCGAGAGCCGCCGAAAGCCCAGGCTCATCTCATCTGAGCAGAAATGGCCCTGCTGATCCGGCCCTCGATGTTCCAGAGTATCGGTCATAGCCCGAATCAAGGCCTCATCATTCCAGTTAAACCCACTTATCCCGCACATAATTTATATCGAGTTATAATGTATGAAGTTCACGAATGCCTTCTTTATCCTACTTAAAAATCTAACAAGAAATATTTACCCATTATGCGAACCTTCGTAGGGGCAAACCCCTGTGTTTGCCCTTGGTTATCGGGCAGACACAGGGGTCTGCCCCTACAGATATATCGAAAACGGGAAACTTATTTTTTGAAAAATCCCCAACAGGATACAGCGGCTGATTATCCGAGGTAACAATATTCTTTAAAAATACCCTCTCACGGTACGGCATTTTTTATTATTATGCAATCAGATGTAATGCCGTCTTTGTACAGAACAGGCTGTTTTCCATAAACCATTATTCACCTTTGCCCCTCTGTTGCAACGGAGAATACTTGCCAGAAAACGGAAAATTTTATTGACGAGAAAGATAAAAGCATGACATACTCATACGGTTCATTTTGTCAATTATTTGAAAAACCGAAAAAACACCATTCACAGGGCACGTCTCACGCGCAAGCGCTCCTCAAAACAACGTAAAAAAAAGCTCGATACAATGCATAAAAAGCGAATCGCCCTACTGCTGAAACGCATCGCCCCCCCCACTCTTCTCCTCATCATAGGAGCCTTTTTCTTCAGCGATCTCACTGAAAAAAATAAAATAAACCAAATTGTTAATCAAAACACCTTTTATATCGGCCAAGGGGTGGGCATGCTCTCCTATAGCCTAAAACAGGTAACCCGTGACCTTTTGTATCTTGCCGGACAAAATAGTCTGATTGAGCAAGTAACAAATCCCACCCAGGAAAATCTGAAACAGCTCTCGGAAAACTTTATTAATTTCTCAAAAATCAAGGGACATTACGATCAGATTCGTTGGATAGACGCGAACGGAATGGAGCGAGTACGTGTTGATTACGCCCCTGATGGCCCTAAGGTAATCCCTGGACATTTCTTACAAAACAAAGAGGATCGCTATTATGTCACGGAAACATTAAAACTCCCCCTGGGAGAAATCTATATTTCCCCTCTTGATCTCAACATGGAACGTGGTCAGGTAGAATACCCCTTTAAACCGACCATCCGTCTCGCCACCCCCTTGGCTGACCCCGCAGGAGAACAGCATGGCCTCCTGATCATCAACTATGCGGCCAAGAGCATGCTGGATAATTTCCACGCCACGACCTTCCCCATCAAAGAACAGATATCCATATTGAACAATGAAGGATATTGGATCGTAAGCCCTAACTCATCTGATGAATGGGCTTTCATGTTCAACCTCAATAATATACGTCTGGAAACTCGTTTTCCGAAGATCTGGCAAAAGATAGCCAAGACAGACAAGGACACCTTACTCAATGAAGATGGCCTATGGCTGTGGAGTACCGTCCGTCCTTTAATCCCGACAAATGAATTAGTACCAGGACTCCACTCACGGCTTCATACCACCAACGATTATCTCTGGAAGGTAGTCTCTCATGTAGACAGAGAAAAACTCTCTGATATCATCATTACTCTTCGTAAGAAAACCATCGGCGTTGCTGTTCTCATCTTCCTTGCCATCTGCTATGTCTCCTGTAAATTAGCTCAGATAGAGGAAAAACTCTTGTTGACGAATGAGGCACTTGAACAGGAGGTCCGTGAACGTACGGCCCTGCTCAATGACAAGCTCACAGACCTTCAAGAAGTCAACACAGAACTCGGTTCTACCCAGGCCCGTTCAACAGCTATTATTAATGCCCTCTCCCGAGTTGGAGAAGGCCTGATTATTATTGATAGCGATCATAAGGTTCGCTATATGAATCAGGTCATGATTGACTGGTTCGGCGATATGACAGGCAAGGATTCTGGATTTCTCACCGATAACCAGCAGACCCCCTGGGATTGCGTTCATGTTAAGCATGCTATAAATCAGGAAAAATCTGTTTGCTTTCTGCCCTCCTCCGGGGCGGAACGAATTTTTGAAATTACCTCAACAAAATTCACCGAAAACGACGCAGCCCCGGCCATCCTTCAAGTGATTCATGATATCACTGATCGGAAAAAGCAGGAAATGCTCTTGCATGAAAACCAGGAAAAATACCGCAGACTCGTTGAAAATATAGGAGAAAAGTTTGTTGTCTTCAGCCAGGACCCAGATAAAGAAATCTGGACCTATGTCAGCGAGAGTGTCTTCTCAGTCTTCGGCTGTAGACGGAAAGATATTCAAGGCAAGATCCCCTGGAGCGAAGTGATCGACTGGCTCCCGGATTCCCTGGAGCAACGGCGTCTCCACCTTTCCAGAATCCGCGAAGGTAAAACCGATTTTATCCAACACGATATGCAGTTTCGCCATCCCGATGGCGAGCTCCGCACGGTTAGGGTTTCATCACTGCCTGTGCATAATGAAGCTGGAAAACTCTTAGCCATAAACGGCATCCTGGAAGACACCACCGAGTATGAGTATATTACTGAGAAATTATCAGAAGCCCAGCAACGGGCCGAGGCCGCTAATGCGGCAAAGTCGGAATTTCTTGCTAATATGAGCCATGAAATTCGCACCCCGATGAATGCCATTCTCGGTATGTCCAGCCTGGCCCTGGAAACAGACCTTGACTCGGAACAAAAAAACTATATAGAAAAGGTCTACAGTTCTGCGGAGTCTCTCCTGGGGATAATTAATGATATCCTTGATTTCTCTAAAATTGAGGCGGGAAAACTGGAAATCGAGACTGTGGCCTTCAGACTGGATAAGGTCTTTGAAAAATTCAACAACATAATCGAGCTCAAGGCCCTGGAAAAAGGGCTGAAGCTGGAGATTGATATTGATCCCAACGTACCGAAAAAAATTAAAGGTGACCCGCTCCGCCTAGGCCAGATTCTGATCAATCTGGGGAATAACGCAGTAAAATTTACCAGCAGAGGTAAAGTTACCATACTCGTTGAACGCTTACATCAACGAGAAGACATAGATGACATTGTTTTGCTGGAATTCTGTGTTGCTGATACCGGTATCGGCATGACGCCGCAACAACAGAGCAAGCTTTTCAAATCCTTTAGCCAGGCAGATAGCTCTACAACTCGTAAATTCGGGGGAACCGGGCTCGGGCTCTCCATCAGTAAAAAACTGGTGGAAATGATGGGGGGAACGATCTGGTTTGAAAGTGAGGCAGGACAAGGCTCCCGCTTTTACTTTACCCTCCCTCTGGTCATCTGCTCAGAAGAAGATGCAGGGGGATGCAGAAAAAAGAAAGAAAGAAAAACTGAGGAATGCTTTACCAAGCTGGACGGCGCTAAGGTCTTGCTTGTGGAAGATAATGAACTGAACCAGGAACTGGCCAAACTCCTGCTTGCACGCAAGGGCATTAAGGTCACTGTGGCCAGTAACGGCGCAGAGGCCCTGGAGACCTTACAGTCCTCCTGTTTCGACTGTGTCCTGATGGATATACAGATGCCGGTCATGGACGGTTATGCCGCCTGCCGGGAAATCCGAAAAAATCCCCAGTTTGAGACGCTCCCCATCATCGCCCTGACAGCCAACGTTATGTCCACTGATCAGGAGAAAAGTAAGGAAGCAGGTATGAACGAACATATTGGTAAGCCCTTTAATGAACAGGAGATGTTTAGCGTCATGTCCCGATATATCGACACAGGAAACAAGCAGGGATAAAAAACCGCACCATTATCGTACAGATCTTCCCTGCCCATGAATATCCTTGTTGAACAGCCCTGTCCCCAATGCGGCGGTTCTGTTACCCTCTCAGCCGATGACCACCTGCTCACCTGTCCCTATTGCAAGGTGAAAAGTGTTCTTCAGGCCACCGGGTCCTTCCGCTATGCCCTGCCCAACCGGGTAGTATCGCGCAAACAGGATCAAATTCTTTACGCCCCTTATATCCGCTTTAAGGGGAATATCTTTACAGTCACTGAATCAGGTATTTCCTACCAGGTGCTGGATACCACCCAGGACGGCTGCTCCAAATTGGGTTTACCTCCTTCCCTCGGTCTTCGCCCCCAGGCCATGAAGCTGGCTCGCATCCATCAGGAAACCAAAGGCCGTTTTCTTCCTCTAACGGTGAACCTGCAAAAGGTTCTGGAGAAAGCAGCCCGAATCCATTCCATGTCGCAAAAGGAAGAAAATCTCCTCTACCACCGTGCCTACATCGGGGAAACCCTCAGCTACATATATCTGCCTCTCCTGCCCCGTGAAGACGGCGTCTTTGACGCAGTCCTGGGAGAGCCACTGCCCCATACCCAGACTTCAGCTGTACAGGCCCTGCACAGCGCCCCGTTCCAACCCAATTGGCAGACGCAATTTCTCGCCACCCTTTGCCCTCGTTGCGGCTGGAATCTGGACGGAGAAGGTGATTGTCTGGTGCTAACCTGCTCAAACTGCAATACCGCCTGGAGATTAAGCAAAAAAGGCCTGGTACTCACCCCCAGCACCATGTTTCCCGGTCCTGCCGACACAGCGCTCTATCTGCCCTTTTGGCGAATTGCTGTCGAGCTATCTGCCGTGGAAATCAAAAGTTTTGCCGATTTTATCCGCCTGACTAATCAGCCCCTGGTTCCCCGCAAGACCTGGGAGCAGCAGGTCATGCAATTCTGGATCCCCGCTTTTAAGTTGCGCCCGAAGATCTTCCTGCGCACCGCGAAACAGGCAACCATCAGTCAATGGCGACTGACGCAGGACCAACAGGAAAAGGAGATGCAAGTACTGGCTAATATGTATCCGGTCACGCTTCCCCTCAGCGAGGCCAAACAATCCTTAAAACTGATTCTGGCAGACTCTGCGACCAACAAACGAAAGGTGTATCCGCACCTCCCCTCTATCCAGACCAAGGTCCTCGCGACCTCTCTGGTCTTCCTCCCCTTTAAGGACCGTCACCATGACTGGGTGCAGACACCAGGGGGGACCGTGATTGCTAAGTCTGTGCTCCATTTTGGCAGGACACTCTAACGCCCCTGTCTGCCCTTGGGAGAGACCACAAGACATGCACGTAAGTTAGTTGGTCTCACTCACTGTTTTTACATAAATGTTTAAAAACAAAAAAAGACAAACTGACCTATGCAGAACACGAGAGAAAACGATAAAAAATTTATGCGGCATGCTTTGGACCAAGCACGCTTGGCTCTGAAGGAAGGAGAGTTTCCTGTAGGCTGTGCAATAGTACAGGGAGACACCATCTTGCAAAGCGGTCGCCGCCGGAACAGCGAAGGCGCTGAAAGTAATGAAATTGACCATGCAGAAATGGTGACGCTGCGCGCTCTGCTTGCTGAGCAATCAGGACTTGACTATCAAG contains:
- the thrS gene encoding threonine--tRNA ligase gives rise to the protein MTDISISIPGEEAKTVAAGILAQDALKELLSKKQRKEAVAVLCNGEATDLSVPLSADTVIEPILASSEEGAHILRHSSAHIMAQAVKELFGQDVKVAIGPAIEDGYYYDFDRETSFTPDDFEAIEEKMAEIVKARLPFERRVMPMAEAIAFFAEQGEKYKVELLEDLEKEGEESVSLYQQGDFIDLCRGPHIPDTSWLRSFKLLRVAGSYWRGDERNPMLTRIYGTAFFDKKDLKKYLNRIEEAKKRDHRKLGKQLGLFTIQDEVGPGLILWQPRGALLRKLIEDYWKDAHYKHGYELLYTPHIARQDLWKTSGHLDFYGENMYSSMEIDEVAYQLKPMNCPFHIGVYNATKHSYREFPVRWCELGTVYRYERTGALHGLMRVRGFTQDDAHIFCRPDQLEEEIFNIIDLNLHILKTFGFSDYDVYLSTRPEKYVGSDEHWELSTKALQQAMDKKGLAYEIDPGEGVFYGPKIDIKIKDQLGRSWQCSTIQVDFNLPERFGMTYTGQDGSEHQPIMIHRALMGSLERFIGVLIEHYAGAFPLWMTPEQARVMNITDAQAEYCTQVHAELRKAGIRVEQDLRNEKLNYKIREAQMMKTPYMLIIGDREMEDGTVTVRKRNGDNLPPMTAQEFAELVRKECEQGTV
- a CDS encoding zinc dependent phospholipase C family protein, with amino-acid sequence MAGGYTHITIAQLAIEEAQRQQTRLHHEAIQSLLRWKKFAIIGSIAPDYPYMDFANSNSTEWSNVMHSWGSLDFIRSGIGLVRTIEEQDKREKCLAWLLGFAAHVVADVVIHPLVNIKVGPYEENKIRHRRCEMSQDVYIHPRLNLGLEINRQISTNVNETSDGRWSSRLDENIAEFWVEILEEVYGVRQSPPPFNGNVFSWTFAHLMRLIGMKGHDVSYPHPGARYGGRKSALLPPDPDAWHRAMQVLMQTAENGNLLIPFARHLSADQGLVYPKEADLQYVMAQKTPDGTRMNFDKIVDKTVEHLIDFWSDMSLALQGKASPLDTMPNVNLDTGIDEKNTMTYWS
- the asnB gene encoding asparagine synthase (glutamine-hydrolyzing), with amino-acid sequence MCGISGFNWNDEALIRAMTDTLEHRGPDQQGHFCSDEMSLGFRRLSIIDLSENGRQPMFNEDESIALVFNGEIYNFQELRKELLEKGHVFQSKSDTEVIIHGYEEWGVKVIDRLRGMFAFGLYDMPRKRLLLARDRIGIKPLYYTYKNGRLLFASEIKAILEDSQVERRINYQAMYDYLGFEFVPAPQTMFADIHKLPAGHLLVFESGAIHQEQYWDLNVSPGENKLTFDEAVEKMREHLDYAVSSHLVSDVPLGVFLSGGLDSSCLVALMRKHLTGSFKTFTIGYEDKSFSELDYAQIVADHCQTDHQVLVLDTLKPEYVEKTLWHLDEPMTDLSTVPLYLLCKQAREHVTVCLSGEGADESFAGYDRFKASRMSTWFSILPAPLRKQVVGRMTAMLPDQPQKKGAINMLKRFVEGANLDPAGQHLRWQYFMNSVLEDNLLQGGFRQQIQMDPFRQLREYNARCAAGADQVNREIYLDMRFMMTDSVLMKVDRMSMASSLEIRVPLLDHVLVEFMASLPGDWKLKGMTTKYIFRAALEGLLPEKIVHRGKQGYSLPVKHLLRGDLKKYMVELLNDAPVIRENMDVAYVNRLIEEHCTLKQNHNHILWALINIAIWHNRFFK
- a CDS encoding ATP-binding protein; translated protein: MHKKRIALLLKRIAPPTLLLIIGAFFFSDLTEKNKINQIVNQNTFYIGQGVGMLSYSLKQVTRDLLYLAGQNSLIEQVTNPTQENLKQLSENFINFSKIKGHYDQIRWIDANGMERVRVDYAPDGPKVIPGHFLQNKEDRYYVTETLKLPLGEIYISPLDLNMERGQVEYPFKPTIRLATPLADPAGEQHGLLIINYAAKSMLDNFHATTFPIKEQISILNNEGYWIVSPNSSDEWAFMFNLNNIRLETRFPKIWQKIAKTDKDTLLNEDGLWLWSTVRPLIPTNELVPGLHSRLHTTNDYLWKVVSHVDREKLSDIIITLRKKTIGVAVLIFLAICYVSCKLAQIEEKLLLTNEALEQEVRERTALLNDKLTDLQEVNTELGSTQARSTAIINALSRVGEGLIIIDSDHKVRYMNQVMIDWFGDMTGKDSGFLTDNQQTPWDCVHVKHAINQEKSVCFLPSSGAERIFEITSTKFTENDAAPAILQVIHDITDRKKQEMLLHENQEKYRRLVENIGEKFVVFSQDPDKEIWTYVSESVFSVFGCRRKDIQGKIPWSEVIDWLPDSLEQRRLHLSRIREGKTDFIQHDMQFRHPDGELRTVRVSSLPVHNEAGKLLAINGILEDTTEYEYITEKLSEAQQRAEAANAAKSEFLANMSHEIRTPMNAILGMSSLALETDLDSEQKNYIEKVYSSAESLLGIINDILDFSKIEAGKLEIETVAFRLDKVFEKFNNIIELKALEKGLKLEIDIDPNVPKKIKGDPLRLGQILINLGNNAVKFTSRGKVTILVERLHQREDIDDIVLLEFCVADTGIGMTPQQQSKLFKSFSQADSSTTRKFGGTGLGLSISKKLVEMMGGTIWFESEAGQGSRFYFTLPLVICSEEDAGGCRKKKERKTEECFTKLDGAKVLLVEDNELNQELAKLLLARKGIKVTVASNGAEALETLQSSCFDCVLMDIQMPVMDGYAACREIRKNPQFETLPIIALTANVMSTDQEKSKEAGMNEHIGKPFNEQEMFSVMSRYIDTGNKQG